Within the Glycine soja cultivar W05 chromosome 3, ASM419377v2, whole genome shotgun sequence genome, the region TATTGCTAGTCATTAGAAAATCATCAACATACACAGAGACAATTAAAGAGCCACCATCCAACAACCTTTTCACATAAAGAGTTGCATCATTTTCACTCCTAAAACCTTGACTGCTAAAGTAAGCATCAATGTTGTTgtaccaagctctaggagctTGTTTCTACCCATACGAAGCTTTATGAAGCTTATACACCTTGTCTTATCTTCCTTTCACAACAAAGCCTTCAGATTGAGCTACATAAATTTCTTCAGTCAAGTTCCTATTCAAGAATGCAGATTTGACATCTAAATGCCAAATTTTGCACTTCATTTCAGCTGCCAAAGCTACAAGAATGCGAATAGTGTTCATTTTTGTAACCGGAGAAAACGTCTCTACATAATCAATTCCAGGTTGCTGAGCATAACCTTTAACAACTAGTTTGGTCTTGTATTTGTTAATGGACCCATTAAGATTCAGCTTTACCGTATAAACCCATTTAACTCCAATAGAATTTTTGTCTTCCAGTTTGTCAACCAGCTGCCATGTATTGTTGTCTTCAATGGTGGTCATCTCCTTCATAGAATGGTTCCATTGTTCAAACTTACTAGCTTTTTCATTAGACATTAGGTTCAAATCTTTCGGCTAAGAGAACGAAGACTTTCTCAACTATCCTACTGTATAGAAATTTCTCCACTAACAACTTGATTTGATTCACAACCTTCATCAGTCTGGTCATgaaatcttttatgtttttagccTCATTCATCTTTAAGGCTTCAAACTCCCTCTTAAGGTTGAGAACCTACATTTTCTTGGTCCTCTCATTTCCAAAGAACTCCTCTTGAAGTTTCTCCCAAATCTCCCTTGCTGTATCCAAGTTGGAAATTCTCATAAAAACATCATCATCCACAACTGAGTGCAAGATGGTAAGAGCCTTTGCTCTTTTGGCAACTTGCTTACTGTGAAATCTGATCTGAGCAACAGTTGGATTCTCTTCCAAAGCTGGTGGTTCAGTTGTTTCCATTACtttccaaagatcaaaagctttcaactgcCTTCTCATCTTCACAACCCACATTTCGTCGTTCTTTCCTGTGAATACAGGAGGTGCTAGTAATGGAACATTGTTGGAAGCCATTTAAAAAGTTGGGTATTCTAAAAAAGGATTGGGTTCTCTcaaactctattttttatttccaatttctCTCTACACTCAAGGTTCTCTCACAGTCCCTCATGATCAAATCAACTctagataccaattgttggcACAAGAGATTCACAAACCCAGAAATCAGAAAAATGCACTCAAAAGAGAACAAGTGCAAGTCTAATTCATTCATACAGCAGCTAAAATGCTTTGTGTCTAATACATATATTCTCACAAAATAGAACAGTAGTTACTTCTATCTAACAAGCTTAATAGCCCATCTACCCATCATAAATAGAAAGCTTAAAACACAGTCCAACAAGTACTAGTCAACACACTTACTGAACACACACTTTTACACTGcataaagcataaaaaataaatacacatAAGAAAATTCAGCAActacattagaaatttcagtGCATTAACAGATACCACTTGTGCTTTTGAAATGAATATATGTTCATAGTCTTTTAAACGTGTTTGAGAAAGGTTTGAAGTTTGATTTCctcctaataaaaattaataaattattaattaatatttaccgttaaaataaaataaatatatgttcataGTCTTTTAAACGTGCTTTTGAAATGAATATATGTTCATAGCCTTCTTTTGCATGCATTCAAGCACATTGTCAAAGCTTTTTGTGAAAGAATCCAGCACCTCATGTTCCACTTCTGATCCAACAGAACTCCAATCAATCCCCAACTTCTCAATTGCATTGTAAATGTCTTGAGCCTCTGATACTTTTGCATCAAGCGTTCTTGAAAGAATACGATGGTCCATGAATGCTTGAAGAGCTTGTACTGAAAAGGTTGAAATCTATAGAGGCACCAAATAAACGCAAGGTTATTTCAGCAACCTATTAATGAATGATCTGAACTTTAAGCTTTTTCACACCAACATTAATCCATATTAGCCCACATGGCCATCCAGtcaaggtaaaaaaataaggaaaccgATATAACTTACTGTATCTCGTCCAATAACAGAATTAACATAAAACGTGTCAGGGTAAGATGGATTTTTCACATTTGTTGAAGCCCACATCAACCTCTGCTTCTTGGCACCTCTATTCTCCAAGCGTTCCCATCTTGGACCAGAAATTTTTTTCTGGTAAAGTTGGTATGCTAAGACTGCTTGAGCAACCGCACCCTATAAGAattgatataatattttaggCAAATGTTAAGTAGTTCCCTTAGGGCATTGGTTAAGAAAACTAAAAGGAGAAAGGTTTTAAAGGCAAAATGCTTCACATTACCTTTCCTTTGAGATCAAGAGCCTCAGTAGTACCAATTTGCTCAAGTTTCTTGTCAAGTGTAACATCCATTCTACTGATGTAGAATGCTGCTGCACTTGAAACCTTAGAGAGATCAGTCATGCCACAAGACTCAAGGCCATCCAAGTAAGCATCAATCACTGCTTCATATTTAGGGAGGTAGAATATGAGTTGTTCAAATACGCAAACTATGAGCCTATTGCTGTTACAGCCAATAAGGATCAAAATTTGTGACATCAGAATGCACATAACAAACTTACAGTGGCATTTACACTTATCCCCAGAGAAATGACCTCCTTCATGGAAGAGATGGATTCATCAGTGGCAGGAATTTTCATGTAAACACACGGACTTCCAACCATATTATGAAGCCATTTTGCTGCCTCAATTGTCCCCTTGGTGTCATTTGCTAGCTTTGGGGAAACTGCAAGAGATACATGTCCATCTTCCCCATCTGTTTCATTGTAAATTGGCTCCAGAAGTTTGCAAGTATCCTGTATGTCCTTCACAACCAATTCCCAATAAGCACTTTCTATGTCCTTCCCTGCCCCTACCAATTCAGAAACCTTTCAATAATTTATTCTAAGAACTGCAAATCAATCCCGTAACTAGCTCTGAAATGAACTCAAAACTTAACAAGATTTTCGTATTAGGGATACACAGCTGACAGGAGATTTACATAATAAAACCAttcttaaaaattcatttaattttacaacAACCGGCCAATCAAATATTACACAAGCTATTTTTTAACGTTGGCTTGATTACACCCGGTTTAACTTTAAcctattcattttattttttctgaaagAATGGCTAAATACACCTTTTACCTTATGATACAAAGTAGACTTCAATGATCTTTAGACAACAATGGCTCCAATTTGGAATCTCTCTCCTCGGGGAGTGGAGGCCTACCATTACCAGACTCCAAGTCGGTAATTGAAAGCTTCTCCACTCTCTCTTTTGATAATCGTGCAAACAAACTTGGTTTGTTCTCTACTGAAGAGAATGGTGCTTGTGGACTGTTAGATGCTCCTTTCAAGCTTTGAACATGTTGCAAGCAAACTTGAACAGCATCATGTACTCTCACAAAGTACCATTCTTTGCCTATCAACTCCACCAGACCCGATCTAGACAAGGTAAGCAGAACTTCTGGACTTGGATTGGATATTGCAATCTGCAAGAAGAATAAGCTCAAGTTGGTTGGTGGGGACATTGTAAACCTGTAGCGATTATTTCAAGAATTCTAACGGTAGTTGAAACTTCACAATCTTATTCTACCTGAATGTCCCGTAATTTGTACTCCTgatacaagtctttcaaagccTGAACAGCACTAGAATCTATGTATGTCACAGCTGCAGTCATCAGAAGTcagaattattatcattatcccTTTCATAGTTTAGTTATGAACAATTGTAGTGGAAAACAACATTCACAAACTTCAGTACAATGTGGTTCATGTAATTCAGCATCTGAGGTAACTTAAAAGTAATGAAAATGATAAACACCTGCTGAAAATGTCTCACACAGCATCCACACGATCCAGTTATGACACAGTTAACCACCATTAGAAATTAGGCATTTTGATAGTCTCATGAATCAATTGAGTCATATTGACCATTAGTGCCACTAGTACACATCGATAATTATACATTCACATTCATTTactctttaaataaaatttcaacatgTTAAGAAATATGTTAGCTTAAATAGTTAAACACATGAACAATACAGCATATGCCTCTTTGTGCACAGGGCAAGCAAGACTTACGTGCCATCTCTAGAATCACAAAATAAATTCTTTCAACCTCAGGTCCACGTCTTTTAGAACGATCAACATCAACTTCATATTCACGCAACCTGATAAGAGAACTCTAAATGAATTAAGGCACGCTCTTGATTGGGAAAATGTCAATTACAACTCACTTCTCATTACCTGTCCTTGATGTAACTTGTgtttgcaaaataaaaatatagccTAATCAAAATAATCCTTAGTACAAGGAAAATATTGTCAAAAAACTCATGGTTCAACTAAGAACCTGCTGAAACTCATGATTGTTTGTCATATCACTTAATGTTGTCAAAATGTTCaactatatgtatatataaatgtatttGCCATGTCCTGATCTGGTTTGTAGTTTTGACACGATTATTTTGAacctaatatatttttcttttaaatgtaGGTTGTGAAGCTTCATTAAAATACTGGGTATGTAGACAAGACACCAACACAAAGACTGCTCCAGGTCATTGGTAAGCATAAGCTCCTattcatcaatattttctttgctAGATTTGAAGATAGTTTTGATAAATTATGATGCTACCACACTTTCATTTTCCTAGCAAGTAtcttagttatttttgtttttaagtggaCGAAAACACAGGTATTTATCAGAATGTTGTTATTTTGATTGCACTGCCTAACAGcttaagaatgaaaataaaatctcaaaagtCCAAAGATAATCAATGGTAATCATATAAcaagaattctcttgatttagGAGGTTATATTTTGACACTTCAACATCCAGTATGATTTGTCTTTATTAGAGCATTTATGATCAAGTAATTAAGAATTTGTTGCATATAAGGGTAgcttaaactttgaaaataattaagaatataacATCCCACTTgaactttgaaatgaaagaaCCACAAATTCCATTCTAATAATAAATGGGAACTTGGAACCCACACTAAGAAAAAAGCAAGTTGGGCACGAAATCAAGTTGGCGGCATAGGAACAAAATCATCTTTGCTAATGATACATTTGACGCTACCAAACTGCTGGACGATGCAGTTTTTTTGTTATGGACGTGGCTTCGAAACTTAGAGAAGGATTTTGTTACCCATTACAACCACTGGTCTAGTAACATCACAAGTGGTTTTAGTAGGTAGCTCAGGGTGTAATGTTAGACTGTTACTAGAGTTTATTATATGTTATGTACCCAGAAATTGGTTCTATGTTACACTACATTAAGTCTGCCATGGAACCAAAAATCTGACCCCTCTATCTGTACTTTTGAGTACATCTGGtactttattaatataaatacttatttttgctgataaaaaaaagttaatttttaccACACAACACTAGCACACAACACTAGCCAAAACTTAATTTGTTTCCatttgacaaaatatttaaattatcctTATTTCAGTTAAAATAAACCTCTTTACTGGTTGTACTATTTTATAAACCTTAAACATGATGAATTGTTATTTGAGTATGATTGATCCAGCTGATAGTTTCCCCCATTCATGGTACAGATTATATGTCGTCATCACGACATTTGTGTTAGTGTTTTCCCTGTAACTGCATCCCCGCACTCGTTGTCATTCACACTGAGCATCTTTCGAGGTAtgtctctatttttaaaaagtggTATGATTGTAATATGTCGTTGTTAAAATATCGGTATTGTTTCATGTTACTAGCTAGTTGcattatgagtgaaccttagttgCATTATAAGTAATGTTACTAATActacatttttacaatttttttcacatatttttatttttctctatcacaacatttattttattacacatttttctcttctcttcttatttctttcttttgtataaaaattgtaattttttatataaattacgtTACTATAAAAAACAGTTATATAAATTACACTGATTACTGTACCAATccactaaaattatttaaagatcTAGCAACAAGAGACTTgagtattttatataaaatacaaatttcaATACTATGtttatgaggaaaaaaaataatgttggaCGTATCTGatcctcttccattttttgtaCAATCCCCACTATTCCTGCACCAGCTAAGCTCCCACCTCGCTTTACAATTGTCTCACAAACCTCTAAAACTGTTTTTCTTTCACTTAAATTGGATTCAACCTAAAGTGAAACAACCCAATggaaacaaaacacaaaatgaaaattaattataggGTGGGTattatatgcatttttttagcAGATACAATAAAACACATTGCTCTTGTTTGACAATAATATGATCATAACTCTGCATCATCTTAAAAATCTGGTCCACAAGGAGTAtgcttttaaataaaatatattttgaataattattttaaaaattactgttGAAAGAGTGAGTTTTATATTTGCAATatcaaataacaaaatgatgcttatttatataatagttCTCTTGGGAAATTACCATCTTTCTTTggccaagaaagaaaattaccaTCTTGGTTAAAGGGAGACCATTTGAGAAAGCTCCCCACTCAGTGCTCTACTATTTTCTGAATTCAAGTCTAGCTTTGAATATAGTTGTATCTTATAacatttttgaatatttttttgcattttgaatatttttgaattttcttaattttaaaaatagaaaaactattAAACTTGAAAATTGCAAAAGAACCAAAAGTACAACTAAACCTTAAAATATCAATCATTAGTTGTGGTCTTATGAAACAAAATAGCACCAACTTGCACACAGTTATGGGAAATTTTTGGATGTATGAAGTATTTACATGGCAAATTCAGTAAATCCTTCTCTGAATGTCAGCCCACAGTATTGTCCTCAATAGTGTTATAACAGAATAGTAAATGGCATTTGTATTATTGAGAAGATGACGGGTAATAgggttttactaaaaaaaaaaaaccttaaatatAGTATACATCCTTAATAAATATTcgatttttatgtttgttttgtaataaatatttgttttgtgtTAAGTTCttaataagaataattttttttgttcttaacaCTTATTTGTAGTTCCTCATtacttaataaattttgtatttgttctctaataattattttttattagttattagtcagaactaaaacaaaattcGCTAATTAAAGTATTAAAGATCAAGAATAAAAGTGTTGTTTTATTAGGGACTCAacgcaaaataaaattttattagaaaataaataaaaaattcaaaaatatgaggttcaggaaaaaaaatattataagcttcctatctataatttttcttatttcttgttCTTTGTTGGTCAGTGTAGACTTATAAGTAACAATATATGATGTTAAATTAGCACCTCTAGAGCCTCAAAACTTGTCCCTGGCccaaaaatttatcattttagttaAATTAGCAACTCACATAAAACTTATACTACAAGAAATAACTGATACCACCTTCAAAAGTCGAATTTGATGTTTTAAAGCAATTACATCCCCAGTAGAATCTTCGTTCACCACAGCCTACAAGAACAATATATGGAATGTATAGTGATAGGTTCATGAGATTCATTCCTTTGAAAGAAATTCAGACTGGTCATAGAAAGCGTTTACAAGAGGCTCATAAATCCTATTCTTGAAAAATATCTGTACCAATTCAAGTGAGctgtcatttaattttaagaaataaaagctTCAAACTTGTGGGTGGTTTCTAGGTTTGGTTAATTGGGCACTTGCTTGGTAGATCCGAATAACTGTGTTAGTGAGTATGATTCTGAGTAATTTGTTACAATTATATCGActgatataatttaattattagattaaatgttatattattaatattaattatgaaaataagttttatggtattttaattcatcaataatacttgattttaatttttggccaaaaatagaaaaaataatttaggattttattcttaatattaattataagaacattcAAAATTCAGATAATatcaaatcttatattttttcttcattttaatttttggccaaaaatagaaaaaataatttaggatttttttttatcgtagGATGTTTGTAAATTTATGTGATGGACATATCTCACTGTgcatattaaaacaattttattgtttttccaCTAACTATTATGCatacttttttaatataactttgAATGAGATCAATTTTCAGAACTAGAACAAATTTATGGATTTGTGTTTGATCATTGTCAATATTGACTTGGCTTTAAGAGAAAATAGAGCCTCCATTTCTTACTGTTGAGTCTAGTGCTGTCATGGGAGATTTTCTGAGAGATATGAGCCCTTAAACAAAAGTGTGTCTGATGGTGACAAAATTCACCATAAAATTAGCCCATCAGGAACAAAACTACTATGACTATAAAGttcatatcatataaattcaagacataataataagtaaaagcaAAGTAGATTTTCCCAATTTGTGAATGATTGATGTCACTCTATCTTCCATTTGGTTCAGTGAGCCTTGATCTGCACCCTACTTGTTCTACAAACTTAGTAAGTCGCAAGTGTTTTGCAGCCCATTGTTCAGCCAACTTTTGCTCCTTGCTTTCAGCATCTCTTCTCAGCCCTGCCAACTGCTCCCTATATTCTGCTTCAATTCTATCCAATGCAGCCGTTTGCTCCTCCCTCAGAGCTTCCCTGATTTCTTTAAGTAAATCTCCCAATTCCTTATTGTCTAGTTCAAGTTGAACAATTTTACGTTCCAGTTCTCTCACCACCATCAATATCTACCTTTACATCTCTCACTGAATCCATTTGACAGGTATTAGAGACACGGAGAGCATTTAGTATGATGTGAATTTAATGGCATTAATTGATATTCATTCAATACAATATCAGTCATGTAAAAATGATTCAATATTTATGTTGTAGaaaaattcaaacataaataCTAGTTTAACATGATACTATGTTTAAAGAATGTGTCAGAAAATGTTCCAAGTTAGTATTTCGCTTTCAGCATATGCTTACCATCGGCATTATTGTTGGAAGATTGTTGCCCTGTCTTCTCACAATGTCTGACAACAACAGCCATGTGGCTATGGCCTTTCTGGAACTCATTCAAAATATCATAAAGTGGCAACGTTTCTGGAACCCTGttaatatatgtaataatttaGATATAAATGTATGATAATATAATACTCATTAATTCGGTGGTTATATTATATCATCCATAAAAAttgcaaaacataaaaaaaataccttggaATTATTTGGATGGTCACATTTTTCACGGGTATTTCTTCTTCTGGGTCAATTGTCAATAAATTCTTAACCTGAAAGTAATAAGAGTGCATGCTTAAATCTAAATCAAATGTAATGTACAATCACAGAAATAGATGGCGTGGAGAAAAACATATGATATGTAGagcaaaggaaaaggaaatataaattcaaatctTAGTCTGACTCTCAAATAATGGTTATGTCACATGTCAAGGCTAAATTTCAATTTAAGCtgctttaaaattttcttaatttgtgaAAAATGATGCCTTAGGGTTTATCAAAACCTAGCAACATAGTTTTGGTCGAacagacaaaaataattaacttctgCAAATCATCTTGATGGAAAGAAAGTTAACAGGTTGAAGCTTAAAGAAAATAGTCTCATACTGTTTGTGGTTTTTATAAGTTTTCACATAGCAGAAAATGACTGTTCAATACTGaaggaataaagaaaaataagtgactgtatgcataattacataccAGAACAAGTCCAATAATATTTGTAGG harbors:
- the LOC114405000 gene encoding uncharacterized protein LOC114405000, with amino-acid sequence MTDLSKVSSAAAFYISRMDVTLDKKLEQIGTTEALDLKGKGAVAQAVLAYQLYQKKISGPRWERLENRGAKKQRLMWASTNVKNPSYPDTFYVNSVIGRDTISTFSVQALQAFMDHRILSRTLDAKVSEAQDIYNAIEKLGIDWSSVGSEVEHEVLDSFTKSFDNVLECMQKKAMNIYSFQKHV
- the LOC114406219 gene encoding sulfate transporter 4.1, chloroplastic-like, whose product is MAPVTYIDSSAVQALKDLYQEYKLRDIQIAISNPSPEVLLTLSRSGLVELIGKEWYFVRVHDAVQVCLQHVQSLKGASNSPQAPFSSVENKPSLFARLSKERVEKLSITDLESGNGRPPLPEERDSKLEPLLSKDH
- the LOC114405425 gene encoding DUF21 domain-containing protein At4g33700-like, which codes for MTPITDIFSIDINVKLDRDLMNPILEKGHSRVPVYYEQPTNIIGLVLVKNLLTIDPEEEIPVKNVTIQIIPRVPETLPLYDILNEFQKGHSHMAVVVRHCEKTGQQSSNNNADVRDVKVDIDGGERTGT